In Streptomyces hawaiiensis, one genomic interval encodes:
- a CDS encoding LysE/ArgO family amino acid transporter, which translates to MTSTFTAGAAGFGTGLSLIVAIGAQNAFVLRQGIRRQAVLAVVAICALSDAALIALGVGGVGAVVVKWPGVLTAVGWIGGAFLLGYGALAARRVFRPGGEALRTQGEAAGSVRRAVLTCLAMTWLNPHVYLDTVFLLGSVAADHGSLRWTFGLGAVLASLCWFTALGFGARMLGRFLAKPAAWRVLDGLVAATMIVLGAVLILGS; encoded by the coding sequence ATGACCAGCACCTTCACCGCGGGCGCCGCCGGTTTCGGCACCGGACTGTCCCTCATCGTCGCCATCGGCGCCCAGAACGCCTTCGTTTTGCGCCAGGGGATCCGCCGCCAGGCCGTCCTCGCCGTGGTCGCCATCTGCGCCCTGTCGGACGCGGCGCTCATCGCGCTCGGGGTCGGCGGCGTCGGCGCGGTGGTGGTGAAGTGGCCGGGCGTGCTGACGGCGGTCGGCTGGATCGGCGGCGCGTTCCTGCTGGGCTACGGCGCCCTGGCCGCCCGCCGCGTGTTCCGGCCCGGCGGCGAGGCGCTGAGGACTCAGGGGGAGGCGGCCGGATCGGTGCGCCGGGCCGTGCTCACCTGCCTCGCGATGACCTGGCTCAACCCCCACGTCTACCTCGACACCGTGTTCCTGCTGGGCTCCGTCGCCGCCGACCACGGTTCGCTGCGCTGGACCTTCGGCCTCGGCGCGGTGCTGGCCAGCCTGTGCTGGTTCACCGCCCTCGGGTTCGGCGCCCGGATGCTCGGGCGCTTTCTCGCCAAGCCCGCCGCCTGGCGCGTTCTGGACGGCCTGGTCGCCGCCACCATGATCGTGCTCGGCGCGGTACTCATCCTCGGCAGCTGA
- a CDS encoding MFS transporter produces MDTSESTAEEREPGPEAPRRRRWAMDTRPLRRPAYRRLWSSTIVTAVGSQLTAVAVPKQIYDITGSSAWVGAAGLAGLVPLIVFALWGGAIADAMDRRKLLLITNSGIAVTSLLFWLQAFAGLESVTALMLLLAVQQAFWGLNAPARNASIARLVPEDELPAANALGSTVMQTGQVAGPLLAGALIPVIGLPELYLIDALALCVTVWAVYRLPSLPPLAGTAVRRAGVKEIAAGFRYISGHTVLLLSFLADIIAMVLGMPRALFPQLASQTYAPYGEGLALGLLFAAIPVGAVLGGLLSGTFSRARRHGRLVIGAVVAWGVAITGFGLSRNLWVAVAFLALAGVADMVSMVFRGAILLSAATDEMRGRMQGVFTVVVAGGPRLADVLHGTAGSAFGPRTAVVGGGLLVVAVMLVLAAAVPALRRYRV; encoded by the coding sequence GTGGACACGAGCGAGAGCACAGCCGAAGAGCGGGAGCCCGGGCCCGAGGCGCCCCGCCGGCGGCGCTGGGCCATGGACACCCGCCCCCTGCGCCGCCCCGCCTACCGGCGCCTGTGGAGCTCGACCATCGTCACGGCCGTCGGCAGCCAGCTCACCGCCGTCGCCGTGCCCAAGCAGATCTACGACATCACCGGCTCCTCGGCGTGGGTGGGGGCCGCCGGCCTGGCCGGACTCGTGCCCCTGATCGTGTTCGCGCTGTGGGGCGGGGCGATCGCCGACGCCATGGACCGGCGCAAGCTGCTGCTGATCACCAACAGCGGCATCGCCGTCACCTCGCTGCTCTTCTGGCTGCAGGCCTTCGCCGGTCTGGAGTCGGTGACCGCGCTGATGCTGCTGCTCGCCGTGCAGCAGGCCTTCTGGGGCCTGAACGCGCCGGCCCGCAACGCCTCCATCGCCCGGCTCGTCCCCGAGGACGAACTGCCCGCCGCAAACGCCCTCGGCTCGACCGTGATGCAGACCGGACAGGTGGCCGGCCCGCTGCTCGCCGGTGCCCTCATCCCCGTCATCGGGCTGCCCGAGCTGTACCTCATCGACGCGCTGGCCCTGTGCGTGACGGTGTGGGCGGTGTACCGCCTGCCTTCGCTGCCGCCCCTGGCGGGCACGGCGGTGCGGCGCGCGGGCGTGAAGGAGATCGCCGCCGGTTTCCGCTACATCTCCGGGCACACCGTGCTGCTGCTGTCCTTCCTGGCCGACATCATCGCCATGGTCCTCGGCATGCCCCGCGCCCTGTTCCCGCAGCTCGCCTCACAGACCTACGCGCCGTACGGGGAAGGGCTCGCACTGGGCCTGCTCTTCGCGGCGATCCCCGTCGGCGCGGTCCTTGGCGGGCTGCTCTCCGGCACCTTCTCCCGGGCCCGGCGGCACGGCCGGCTGGTCATCGGGGCGGTCGTCGCCTGGGGCGTGGCCATCACGGGCTTCGGGCTGAGCCGCAACCTCTGGGTCGCGGTGGCCTTCCTCGCCCTCGCCGGGGTGGCCGACATGGTCTCCATGGTCTTCCGCGGGGCGATCCTGCTGTCCGCCGCCACCGACGAGATGCGCGGGCGCATGCAGGGCGTCTTCACCGTCGTCGTGGCGGGCGGCCCGCGCCTGGCCGACGTGCTGCACGGCACCGCTGGATCCGCCTTCGGCCCCCGCACGGCCGTCGTGGGCGGCGGACTGCTGGTGGTCGCGGTGATGCTGGTGCTGGCCGCCGCGGTGCCGGCGCTGCGGCGCTACCGCGTCTGA
- a CDS encoding TetR/AcrR family transcriptional regulator: protein MPKPVVPEEKRRRRRPTRSGTVLSEELIVETALRMLREHGSAGLTARRLGLALDADPSTLYRYFRGMDDLTLAIGDALIGQALAGWRPTGEWRADLRSFGLRIHAAYLAHPQAALLTTNRVTGRAHELAADETVLDVLRTAGFPLHDTVRIYHAFIDQTLAFAALDAASLALPSDSLHADEDMWRSTYARLPATTHPRIAEAAPLLATRMLTSAYPTALEMLLDSAAARLEAVSGTERA from the coding sequence GTGCCCAAGCCCGTGGTGCCCGAGGAGAAACGCCGCCGGCGCAGGCCCACCCGGAGCGGCACCGTGCTGTCCGAGGAACTGATCGTCGAGACCGCGCTGCGCATGCTGCGCGAACACGGCAGCGCGGGACTGACCGCCCGCCGGCTGGGCCTCGCCCTGGACGCCGACCCGAGCACGCTCTACCGCTACTTCCGGGGCATGGACGACCTGACCCTCGCCATCGGCGACGCGCTCATCGGCCAGGCCCTGGCGGGCTGGCGGCCCACGGGGGAGTGGCGGGCGGACCTGCGGTCCTTCGGGCTGCGCATCCACGCCGCGTATCTCGCCCATCCCCAGGCCGCCCTGCTGACCACGAACCGCGTCACGGGCCGGGCCCATGAGCTGGCCGCCGACGAGACCGTCCTGGACGTCCTGCGCACGGCCGGCTTCCCACTGCACGACACCGTGCGCATCTACCACGCCTTCATCGACCAGACCCTGGCCTTCGCCGCGCTGGACGCCGCCTCACTGGCCCTGCCCAGCGACTCGCTCCACGCCGACGAGGACATGTGGCGCTCGACGTACGCCCGCCTGCCCGCCACCACCCATCCCCGCATCGCCGAGGCGGCGCCCCTGCTCGCCACCCGCATGCTCACCAGCGCCTATCCGACGGCCCTGGAGATGCTGCTGGACAGCGCGGCGGCCCGGCTGGAGGCCGTATCAGGGACCGAGCGGGCCTGA
- a CDS encoding LysR family transcriptional regulator ArgP: MMTDLPLDQVRTLLAVVDEGTFDAAAAALHVTPSAISQRVKALEQRTGRVLLLRTKPVRPTESGEVLVRLARQVARLEHDAYAELGLSGAGEPIRVSVAVNADSLATWFLPVLTRVPEELRLCFELRREDEDHTAALLREGVVMAAVTSSPDPVPGCSVRSLGRMRYHPVAAPEFAARHLGGPLAQALTEVPVVVFDRRDDFQDGFVRGLTRGRSGASALRHYVPTSEGFVQAVAAGLGWGLVPEPQADPLLGDGRLVGIAPGRVVDVPLYWQQWKLDSPALAQVAKTVTATAAEALRA; this comes from the coding sequence ATGATGACGGATCTCCCGCTGGACCAGGTGCGGACCCTGCTGGCCGTCGTGGACGAGGGGACGTTCGACGCGGCGGCGGCCGCGCTGCACGTGACGCCGTCGGCGATCAGCCAGCGAGTGAAGGCGCTGGAGCAGCGCACGGGGCGGGTCCTGCTGCTGCGGACCAAGCCGGTGCGGCCGACCGAGTCGGGCGAGGTGCTGGTGCGGCTGGCCCGCCAGGTGGCGCGGCTGGAGCACGACGCCTATGCGGAACTCGGGCTGAGCGGCGCCGGGGAGCCGATCCGGGTGTCGGTCGCGGTGAACGCGGACTCGCTGGCCACCTGGTTCCTGCCCGTCCTCACGCGGGTACCGGAGGAACTGCGGCTCTGCTTCGAGCTGCGCCGCGAGGACGAGGACCACACGGCGGCACTGCTGCGGGAGGGCGTGGTGATGGCCGCGGTGACCTCGTCGCCGGACCCCGTGCCCGGCTGCTCCGTACGCTCGCTCGGACGGATGCGCTACCACCCCGTGGCCGCGCCGGAGTTCGCCGCGCGCCACCTCGGCGGGCCCTTGGCGCAGGCGCTCACGGAGGTACCCGTGGTGGTCTTCGACCGGCGTGACGACTTCCAGGACGGTTTCGTCCGCGGGCTCACCCGGGGGCGAAGCGGCGCGAGTGCGCTGCGGCACTACGTGCCGACCTCGGAGGGCTTCGTCCAGGCCGTCGCCGCCGGGCTGGGCTGGGGTCTGGTGCCGGAGCCCCAGGCGGATCCGCTGCTGGGCGACGGCCGGCTCGTCGGCATCGCCCCGGGCCGCGTGGTCGACGTGCCGCTGTACTGGCAGCAGTGGAAGCTCGACTCGCCGGCGCTGGCGCAGGTGGCAAAGACGGTGACGGCGACCGCGGCGGAAGCTTTGCGCGCCTGA